A single window of Flavobacteriales bacterium DNA harbors:
- a CDS encoding DNA alkylation repair protein — MHPYIAPLHQLFSDHCKAEDAASMKAYMKDRFEYFGIRATQRRELTRAFYQEAGLPDRRNLDVIVKELWKMPQRELHYVAQEMVQKVYRKMNADDLDLLVYLASHNSWWDTVDFIAAHLMGTYFKQHPENITGATQEWMNSGNLWLQRCVLLFQLKYKKTTDTELLFDTIRELKDHKDFFIRKAIGWVLREYSKTDAHAVAAFLETIELSPLSIREASKYL, encoded by the coding sequence ATGCACCCCTACATCGCCCCGCTCCACCAACTTTTCTCCGACCACTGCAAAGCGGAGGATGCCGCTTCCATGAAGGCCTACATGAAAGACCGTTTCGAATATTTCGGCATCAGGGCCACGCAACGCCGCGAACTGACCCGTGCATTTTACCAGGAAGCCGGACTTCCAGACCGCCGCAACCTGGATGTGATCGTAAAGGAACTATGGAAAATGCCCCAGCGTGAACTGCACTACGTGGCGCAGGAAATGGTGCAGAAGGTGTACAGGAAAATGAATGCAGACGACCTGGACCTGCTGGTATACCTGGCCTCGCATAACTCCTGGTGGGACACCGTGGATTTCATTGCCGCCCACCTGATGGGCACCTATTTCAAGCAACATCCCGAGAATATCACCGGCGCCACACAGGAATGGATGAACTCCGGTAACCTCTGGCTGCAGCGGTGCGTGCTGCTTTTCCAACTGAAATACAAGAAAACGACGGACACGGAACTGCTGTTTGATACCATCCGCGAGTTAAAAGATCACAAAGACTTCTTCATCCGCAAGGCCATCGGCTGGGTGTTGCGCGAATATTCCAAAACAGATGCACATGCCGTGGCCGCCTTCCTGGAAACAATTGAACTGTCGCCGCTCAGCATCCGGGAAGCTTCCAAATATCTTTAG
- a CDS encoding aspartate kinase: MKILKFGGTSVGKPERMHEVARLIRGEGMRIVVLSALSGTTNALVEIAECLYKKDKEGAKAKIVALQKHYDTFIQSLYSSDAAREKARNMLNEHFKYLTAFTEDSFTLFEERAVLAQGELMSTAMFHLYMEEKGEESVLLPALDFMRIDENEEPDMAYITEHLAKQLKAHAGKKMFITQGYICRNAFGEIDNLKRGGSDYTASLVGAAADAEEIQIWTDIDGMHNNDPRIVEDTFPVAAMSFEEAAELAYFGAKILHPLSVRPAKDKNIPVKLLNTMEPSARGTTISNETGGATIKAVAAKDGITAIKIKSGRMLLAYGFLRKVFEIFERYKTPIDMITTSEVAVSLTIDNVKHLDEIIKELETFAFVEVDGDMTIVCVVGDLIVEKEGVVSKIFSSISDIPLRMISYGGSKNNISVLVPTDQKNRALNALNVIFEEYRVPQAQ, from the coding sequence ATGAAGATTCTGAAATTCGGAGGAACATCCGTAGGCAAGCCCGAGCGGATGCATGAAGTGGCCCGGTTGATCCGTGGCGAAGGAATGCGCATTGTGGTACTGTCGGCCCTGTCCGGCACCACCAATGCCCTGGTAGAAATTGCTGAATGCCTGTATAAGAAAGACAAGGAAGGGGCGAAGGCGAAGATCGTGGCGCTTCAGAAACATTACGACACGTTCATTCAGAGCCTGTACAGCTCCGATGCGGCCCGCGAAAAGGCCCGCAACATGCTGAACGAGCATTTCAAATACCTGACCGCCTTCACCGAAGATTCATTTACCCTGTTTGAAGAACGCGCCGTGCTGGCTCAGGGCGAACTGATGTCAACCGCCATGTTCCACCTGTACATGGAAGAAAAAGGTGAAGAGTCGGTATTGCTTCCTGCGCTCGACTTCATGCGCATCGATGAGAATGAAGAGCCGGACATGGCCTACATCACCGAACACCTCGCCAAGCAGCTGAAAGCACATGCAGGCAAGAAAATGTTCATCACCCAGGGATACATCTGCCGCAATGCATTCGGTGAGATCGACAACCTGAAGCGTGGGGGCAGCGACTACACCGCATCCCTCGTGGGCGCGGCAGCCGATGCCGAGGAAATTCAGATATGGACGGACATTGACGGCATGCACAACAACGATCCCCGCATCGTGGAAGACACCTTCCCGGTAGCGGCCATGTCATTCGAAGAAGCGGCCGAGCTGGCCTACTTCGGTGCCAAAATCCTGCACCCGCTAAGCGTACGCCCCGCCAAAGACAAGAACATTCCCGTGAAACTCCTTAACACCATGGAGCCTTCCGCCAGGGGTACCACCATCAGCAACGAAACCGGTGGCGCCACCATCAAAGCCGTGGCTGCGAAAGACGGTATCACCGCCATCAAGATCAAATCTGGCCGCATGTTGCTGGCCTACGGTTTCCTCAGGAAGGTGTTCGAGATCTTCGAGCGCTACAAGACGCCCATTGATATGATCACCACGTCCGAGGTGGCTGTATCCCTCACGATCGACAACGTGAAGCACCTGGATGAGATCATCAAGGAACTTGAAACGTTCGCTTTCGTGGAAGTGGATGGCGACATGACCATCGTATGTGTCGTGGGCGACCTGATCGTGGAAAAAGAAGGAGTGGTTTCCAAAATCTTCAGTTCAATTTCCGACATCCCCCTGCGTATGATCTCATACGGTGGCAGCAAGAACAACATCTCCGTGCTCGTACCCACCGACCAGAAGAACCGCGCGCTGAACGCACTGAATGTGATCTTTGAAGAATACCGCGTACCTCAGGCCCAGTAA
- the lysA gene encoding diaminopimelate decarboxylase: MALQLDIKRIKGLQTPLYYYDLGVLHQTLTDLQKNAEPHGYHVHYALKANSNPEILHMVRQFGLGADCVSGNEVKRALECGFAPESIVFAGVGKSDEEIILALDADIFCFNCESRQEIRVIDELAAQRGKQARIALRINPNVNANTHKYITTGLEENKFGINVWELDKTLETLKKSSNIQLVGLHFHIGSQILDLEAFKGLCTRVNEIQQWFYGHHIIVDHINLGGGLGVDYHHPDEHAIPDFKAYFDIFQKFLEPRPKQKIHFELGRAIVAQCGSLISKVLYVKKGVKTNFAILDAGMTELIRPALYQSYHKIESLTPRKGEGEEKYDVVGPICESSDCFGKAVELPVVKRGDLIAIRTTGAYSEVMASFYNLRTKAPAVYAEVSVIS, translated from the coding sequence ATGGCTCTACAACTAGATATCAAACGCATCAAGGGACTGCAAACACCCCTGTACTATTACGACCTGGGTGTGTTGCATCAGACCCTGACTGACCTGCAGAAAAATGCGGAACCGCATGGCTACCACGTGCACTATGCGCTGAAAGCCAATTCGAACCCGGAGATCCTGCACATGGTGCGCCAGTTCGGACTGGGTGCCGATTGCGTAAGCGGCAACGAGGTGAAACGTGCACTGGAATGTGGATTCGCCCCCGAAAGCATCGTATTTGCCGGGGTGGGTAAGTCGGATGAGGAGATCATCCTTGCCCTGGATGCCGACATCTTTTGCTTTAACTGCGAATCTCGCCAGGAGATCCGCGTGATCGATGAACTGGCGGCACAACGCGGAAAACAGGCCCGCATCGCCCTTCGCATCAACCCCAACGTGAATGCCAATACCCACAAGTACATCACCACCGGTCTCGAAGAAAACAAGTTCGGGATCAACGTGTGGGAGCTGGACAAGACCCTGGAAACACTGAAGAAAAGCAGCAACATCCAGTTGGTCGGACTTCACTTTCACATCGGTTCTCAGATCCTGGACCTGGAGGCGTTCAAAGGACTCTGTACCCGTGTGAATGAGATCCAGCAATGGTTCTACGGACATCACATCATCGTGGATCATATCAACCTGGGTGGCGGACTCGGGGTGGATTACCACCATCCCGACGAACATGCCATTCCCGATTTCAAGGCATATTTCGACATCTTTCAGAAATTCCTGGAGCCACGCCCCAAACAGAAAATTCATTTCGAACTTGGCCGAGCTATCGTGGCGCAATGCGGCAGCCTGATCTCAAAGGTGCTGTACGTGAAGAAAGGCGTGAAGACCAACTTCGCCATCCTTGATGCAGGCATGACCGAACTGATCCGTCCGGCCCTGTACCAATCTTACCACAAAATTGAATCCCTCACGCCCCGCAAGGGTGAAGGGGAGGAGAAGTATGATGTAGTAGGACCCATCTGCGAATCATCAGACTGCTTCGGAAAGGCCGTTGAACTACCTGTGGTGAAAAGGGGCGACCTGATCGCCATTCGCACCACGGGCGCCTATTCGGAAGTCATGGCATCGTTCTACAACCTCCGGACGAAAGCGCCTGCGGTATACGCAGA